The following coding sequences lie in one Sorex araneus isolate mSorAra2 chromosome 4, mSorAra2.pri, whole genome shotgun sequence genomic window:
- the TMEM11 gene encoding transmembrane protein 11, mitochondrial isoform X2, with translation MVSLSATDCYIVHEIYNGENAQDQFEYELEQALEAQYKYIVIEPTRIGDETARWITVGNCLHKTTVLAGTACLFTPLALPLDYSHYISLPAGVLSLACCTLYGISWQFDPCCKYQVEYDAYKLSRLPLHTLTSSTPVVLVRKDDLHRKRLHNTIALAALVYCVKKVYELYSV, from the exons AT GGTGAGCTTGTCGGCCACAGACTGTTACATTGTGCACGAGATCTACAATGGGGAAAATGCCCAGGACCAGTTTGAGTATGAGCTGGAGCAGGCCCTGGAAGCCCAGTACAAGTACATCGTCATTGAGCCCACCCGCATCGGTGACGAGACCGCCCGTTGGATCACCGTGGGCAACTGTCTGCACAAGACCACCGTGCTGGCGGGCACGGCCTGCCTCTTCACCCCGTTGGCACTGCCCTTAGATTATTCCCACTACATCTCCCTGCCCGCTGGTGTGCTAAGCCTAGCCTGCTGCACCCTCTACGGCATCTCGTGGCAGTTTGACCCTTGCTGCAAGTACCAGGTGGAGTATGATGCCTATAAACTGTCCCGCCTGCCCCTGCACACACTCACTTCCTCCACCCCGGTGGTGCTGGTCCGGAAGGACGACTTGCACAGAAAGAGACTGCACAACACGATAGCATTGGCCGCCCTGGTGTACTGTGTAAAGAAGGTCTACGAACTCTACTCCGTATGA
- the DHRS7B gene encoding dehydrogenase/reductase SDR family member 7B isoform X1, whose product MISAAARKCWLKVRAMDFVSSTAILPLLVSCVGIYSVFKLLKHLFNKTYIQNSVVVITGATSGLGRECARVFYAVGAKLVLCGRNKEALEELTEELMASPTAQDQAHKPCTVVFDLTDLEAITESTAEILDCFGYVDVLINNAGISYRGDIIDTSIDVDKKVMDTNYFGPVALTKALLPSMMTRRQGHIVAISSIQGKISIPFRSAYAASKHATQAFFDCLRAEMEQYGIEVTVISPGYIHTNLSLNAITSNGSRYGVMDKNTAEGRSPKEVAQDVLTAVGEKKKDVVLATLVPSLAIYLRTLAPGIFFSLMASRARKEQKPKDA is encoded by the exons GAAGTGTTGGCTGAAGGTGCGGGCCATGGACTTTGTCTCGTCCACAGCCATCCTACCCCTGCTGGTGAGCTGTGTGGGAATCTATAGCGTCTTCAAGCTGCTGAAGCACTTGTTCAACAAGACTTACATCCAGAACTCAGTGGTCGTCATCACCGGTGCCACCTCAGGCCTAGGGCGAG aATGTGCCAGAGTCTTCTATGCAGTAGGAGCAAAGCTGGTGCTCTGTGGACGGAACAAGGAGGCCCTCGAAGAGCTCACAGAAGAACTCATGGCTTCTCCCACTGCCCAG GACCAAGCGCACAAGCCATGCACAGTGGTCTTTGACCTCACAGACCTTGAGGCCATCACTGAATCCACAGCTGAGATTCTCGACTGCTTTGGCTATGTGGATGTGCTCATCAACAATGCCGGCATCAGCTACCGTGGTGACATCATCGACACCAGCATCGACGTGGACAAGAAAGTCATGGATACAAACTACTTTGGCCCAGTTGCCCTCACTAAAG cactgctaccCTCTATGATGACACGGCGGCAAGGCCACATCGTTGCCATCAGCAGCATCCAGGGAAAAATCAGCATTCCTTTTCGGTCCGCAT ATGCAGCCTCCAAGCATGCAACCCAGGCGTTCTTTGACTGTCTGCGTGCAGAGATGGAGCAGTATGGGATCGAGGTGACTGTGATCAGCCCCGGCTACATCCACACCAACCTCTCTCTCAACGCCATCACCTCCAATGGGTCCAGATACGGAG TGATGGACAAGAACACAGCTGAAGGCCGAAGCCCCAAGGAAGTGGCCCAAGATGTCCTCACTGCTGTGGGCGAGAAGAAGAAAGATGTTGTCTTGGCCACTCTGGTGCCTTCTCTGGCCATTTATCTCCGAACTCTGGCTCCGGGGATCTTCTTCAGTCTCATGGCCTCACGGGCCCGCAAGGAGCAGAAACCCAAGGATGCCTAG
- the DHRS7B gene encoding dehydrogenase/reductase SDR family member 7B isoform X2: MISAAARKCWLKVRAMDFVSSTAILPLLVSCVGIYSVFKLLKHLFNKTYIQNSVVVITGATSGLGRECARVFYAVGAKLVLCGRNKEALEELTEELMASPTAQDQAHKPCTVVFDLTDLEAITESTAEILDCFGYVDVLINNAGISYRGDIIDTSIDVDKKVMDTNYFGPVALTKDAASKHATQAFFDCLRAEMEQYGIEVTVISPGYIHTNLSLNAITSNGSRYGVMDKNTAEGRSPKEVAQDVLTAVGEKKKDVVLATLVPSLAIYLRTLAPGIFFSLMASRARKEQKPKDA, from the exons GAAGTGTTGGCTGAAGGTGCGGGCCATGGACTTTGTCTCGTCCACAGCCATCCTACCCCTGCTGGTGAGCTGTGTGGGAATCTATAGCGTCTTCAAGCTGCTGAAGCACTTGTTCAACAAGACTTACATCCAGAACTCAGTGGTCGTCATCACCGGTGCCACCTCAGGCCTAGGGCGAG aATGTGCCAGAGTCTTCTATGCAGTAGGAGCAAAGCTGGTGCTCTGTGGACGGAACAAGGAGGCCCTCGAAGAGCTCACAGAAGAACTCATGGCTTCTCCCACTGCCCAG GACCAAGCGCACAAGCCATGCACAGTGGTCTTTGACCTCACAGACCTTGAGGCCATCACTGAATCCACAGCTGAGATTCTCGACTGCTTTGGCTATGTGGATGTGCTCATCAACAATGCCGGCATCAGCTACCGTGGTGACATCATCGACACCAGCATCGACGTGGACAAGAAAGTCATGGATACAAACTACTTTGGCCCAGTTGCCCTCACTAAAG ATGCAGCCTCCAAGCATGCAACCCAGGCGTTCTTTGACTGTCTGCGTGCAGAGATGGAGCAGTATGGGATCGAGGTGACTGTGATCAGCCCCGGCTACATCCACACCAACCTCTCTCTCAACGCCATCACCTCCAATGGGTCCAGATACGGAG TGATGGACAAGAACACAGCTGAAGGCCGAAGCCCCAAGGAAGTGGCCCAAGATGTCCTCACTGCTGTGGGCGAGAAGAAGAAAGATGTTGTCTTGGCCACTCTGGTGCCTTCTCTGGCCATTTATCTCCGAACTCTGGCTCCGGGGATCTTCTTCAGTCTCATGGCCTCACGGGCCCGCAAGGAGCAGAAACCCAAGGATGCCTAG